In Helicoverpa zea isolate HzStark_Cry1AcR chromosome 3, ilHelZeax1.1, whole genome shotgun sequence, the sequence GGTGGCACAACAAGCTGAAGAACAAATGCTACCTATTGCAATGCTATCGCAGCGCGACACTAACGAAGCACAAACAACACTATCACGTAATGTGGATAGCATTAGATCGTACTTAGATATAAACGTACCTTGGATGCTACACGATCTATTGGTAAATGAAACTATCAGAGCATTGTCAGAACTCCTTGAGAAAACCAAACAGTCATTAGGATTTAGGGGTTGCATGGGAAAGTTTGTCAGCCAAATGAACGTAATTATTAAAATGGCAGaagtattatttacaaaaaaattaacaatagtATCTATTGATGCCATTCCAAAGATATTACgttcaatattttattctaaGTTATACATGCTGAAAGGACTCGTTTCTTTAAACCTAGGTTCACTATCAGGAGGTTGGAAAACTGCAGATATGGAAGATGCAGTAATTAAATCCTTAAAGGAACTACActgcttaaaatatttaactatgaGTTATGATTGTACAAATAATATACTACAATGTATCGTTGAAAATTgtaaattcatagaaaaattggaCGTATCTTGTTCAAAATGTATTACTAATGAGAGCATTGAAATTGTGTCGAAGTTAAAAAATTTGAGGAGCATCCAATTATACAGAACTTTTGTAACTTTAGACGGTTTTGTAAATTTACTGTTAAATTGCAAAAAACTTGAAGATATTGGCAGATGTGACGATATCGGGAAAGTTTTAGAGAATATTGACTCAAATTATGCTGAATTGTTgacatttaatttgaaaatatatgtaAGTCGTTACGCGACAAGTAATCAGTTGCAGTTAGCAGTACAAATGTGTCCTTATATAAGAAGTATGACCGTTTTCCATAATAGCTTGCAAAGTGATTTAATGGTTCTTATAGGTTTAAGAGACCTTACAGAACTGAAATTATTATCATGTGACTTTTATGCCGATCAAATAAAACAAGTTCTTCAAGTTAAGGGCTGCAATATAGTAAATTTGCATCTGGAGCATGTTGACCAAATTGATTTAAATGCTCTTATGTACATCAGTCAGATGTGCCCATTTTTAGAAAACTTGACTCTTTATAATTGCACGTTGATACAACATACATCACTGTATACAAAAAAACTAGAAATATCACCGTTCCGtaatcttaaaaaaattacCTGTGTTTCTACATGCACAGAAGAACagttactgtttattttcaccaattG encodes:
- the LOC124645721 gene encoding uncharacterized protein LOC124645721; amino-acid sequence: MMSRYKQPKKLETIALSRLGDWVAQQAEEQMLPIAMLSQRDTNEAQTTLSRNVDSIRSYLDINVPWMLHDLLVNETIRALSELLEKTKQSLGFRGCMGKFVSQMNVIIKMAEVLFTKKLTIVSIDAIPKILRSIFYSKLYMLKGLVSLNLGSLSGGWKTADMEDAVIKSLKELHCLKYLTMSYDCTNNILQCIVENCKFIEKLDVSCSKCITNESIEIVSKLKNLRSIQLYRTFVTLDGFVNLLLNCKKLEDIGRCDDIGKVLENIDSNYAELLTFNLKIYVSRYATSNQLQLAVQMCPYIRSMTVFHNSLQSDLMVLIGLRDLTELKLLSCDFYADQIKQVLQVKGCNIVNLHLEHVDQIDLNALMYISQMCPFLENLTLYNCTLIQHTSLYTKKLEISPFRNLKKITCVSTCTEEQLLFIFTNCLNIQFIHLGTAIQLTDDLLLKILDTNPLVYLKELRIMQSDSLTMISVERIIQSCMSLEILVELESWSLLTDNDREYVRNYIKLNNYNIDTSPIRRYDS